A DNA window from Streptomyces sp. 71268 contains the following coding sequences:
- the cseB gene encoding two-component system response regulator CseB: protein MAETHVLFVEDDDVIREATQLALERDGFVVTAAPDGLTGLERFRANRPDIALLDVMVPGLDGVSLCRRIRDESTVPVIMLSARADSIDVVLGLEAGADDYVTKPFDGAVLVARIRAVLRRFGHASGPGGASGAPPSDAAPVEGPLRFGDLEVDPEGMEVRKAGTPVALTPTEMRLLLEFSAAPGTVLSRDRLLERVWDYGWGGDTRVVDVHVQRLRGKIGQDRIETVRGFGYKLKG from the coding sequence GTGGCGGAAACACATGTGCTCTTCGTCGAGGACGACGACGTGATCCGCGAGGCCACCCAGCTCGCGCTGGAACGGGACGGCTTCGTCGTCACGGCGGCGCCCGACGGGCTGACGGGCCTGGAGCGGTTCCGGGCCAACCGGCCGGACATCGCCCTGCTGGACGTGATGGTGCCGGGCCTGGACGGGGTGAGCCTGTGCCGGCGGATACGCGATGAGTCCACCGTCCCGGTGATCATGCTGTCGGCGCGCGCCGACAGCATCGACGTGGTGCTCGGCCTGGAGGCCGGCGCCGACGACTACGTGACCAAGCCGTTCGACGGCGCCGTCCTCGTCGCCCGCATCCGGGCCGTGCTGCGCCGCTTCGGCCACGCCAGCGGGCCCGGCGGCGCGAGCGGCGCGCCCCCCTCCGACGCGGCGCCCGTCGAAGGGCCGTTGCGCTTCGGTGACCTGGAGGTGGACCCGGAGGGCATGGAGGTCCGCAAGGCGGGCACGCCGGTGGCGCTGACGCCGACCGAGATGCGGCTGCTCCTGGAGTTCTCGGCGGCCCCGGGCACCGTCCTCTCCCGCGACCGGCTGCTTGAGCGCGTGTGGGACTACGGCTGGGGCGGCGACACCCGGGTCGTGGACGTGCACGTGCAGCGGCTGCGCGGCAAGATCGGCCAGGACCGGATCGAGACGGTCCGCGGCTTCGGCTACAAGCTCAAGGGCTGA
- a CDS encoding A/G-specific adenine glycosylase, with protein MTATPAPSVEASQPAECAPESAEHAPQTPQPAHPPRPVTAARADAEPPAAASRAAEPAAAEAAEPPASATALHTAVNAWFETHARDLPWRRPEAGPWGVMVSEFMLQQTPVNRVLPVYEQWLARWPRPADLAAEPPGEAVRAWGRLGYPRRALRLHAAASAIRERHLGDVPREHAQLLALPGVGEYTAAAVASFAYGQRHPVLDTNVRRVFARAVTGKEYPPNATTAAERKLARSLLPADQATAARWAAATMELGALVCTARSPECGRCPIAERCAWKLAGSPAYEGPPRRGQTYAGTDRQVRGKLLAVLREATSPVPQAELDRVWHEPVQRARALDGLVADGLVEPLAGGVYRLPQT; from the coding sequence ATGACTGCCACGCCCGCGCCATCCGTCGAAGCCTCGCAGCCGGCCGAGTGCGCCCCCGAGTCCGCCGAGCACGCCCCCCAGACACCGCAGCCCGCGCACCCACCGCGGCCGGTGACCGCCGCCCGCGCCGACGCCGAGCCACCCGCCGCCGCGTCACGCGCCGCCGAGCCGGCCGCCGCCGAAGCGGCCGAGCCGCCCGCCTCGGCCACCGCCCTGCACACCGCCGTCAACGCCTGGTTCGAGACGCACGCCCGCGACCTGCCCTGGCGGCGGCCCGAGGCCGGGCCGTGGGGGGTGATGGTCAGCGAGTTCATGCTCCAGCAGACGCCGGTGAACCGGGTGCTGCCGGTCTACGAGCAGTGGCTGGCCCGTTGGCCGCGCCCCGCCGACCTCGCCGCCGAGCCGCCCGGCGAGGCGGTCCGCGCCTGGGGCCGGCTCGGCTACCCGCGCCGCGCGCTACGGCTGCACGCCGCCGCGTCCGCGATAAGGGAGCGGCACCTGGGCGACGTACCGCGCGAGCACGCGCAGCTCCTCGCGCTGCCCGGGGTCGGCGAGTACACCGCGGCGGCCGTGGCCTCCTTCGCGTACGGGCAGCGCCATCCGGTGCTCGACACGAACGTGCGGCGGGTCTTCGCGCGCGCCGTCACCGGCAAGGAGTACCCGCCGAACGCGACCACCGCCGCCGAACGCAAGCTCGCCCGCTCGCTCCTCCCCGCCGACCAGGCGACCGCGGCGCGCTGGGCCGCGGCCACGATGGAGCTGGGCGCGCTGGTGTGCACCGCCCGCTCGCCCGAGTGCGGCCGGTGCCCGATCGCCGAGCGGTGCGCCTGGAAGCTGGCGGGTTCGCCGGCGTACGAGGGGCCGCCGCGCCGTGGACAGACGTACGCCGGCACCGACCGGCAGGTGCGCGGCAAGTTGCTGGCGGTGTTGCGGGAGGCGACCTCGCCCGTGCCGCAGGCGGAGCTGGACCGGGTGTGGCACGAGCCGGTGCAGCGGGCCAGGGCGCTGGACGGGCTGGTGGCCGACGGTCTCGTGGAGCCGCTCGCCGGTGGCGTCTACCGGCTCCCGCAGACCTGA
- a CDS encoding DUF397 domain-containing protein translates to MTEQVWVKSSYSGGQGECVEWAPGRVAATGAVPVRDSKDPHGPALQFDVSAWSAFVAGVKAGDFGA, encoded by the coding sequence ATGACGGAACAGGTTTGGGTGAAGTCGTCCTACAGCGGCGGTCAAGGCGAGTGCGTTGAGTGGGCCCCCGGCCGCGTCGCCGCCACCGGCGCCGTCCCGGTCCGTGACAGCAAGGACCCGCACGGCCCCGCGCTGCAGTTCGACGTGTCGGCCTGGTCCGCCTTCGTCGCGGGCGTCAAGGCCGGCGACTTCGGCGCCTGA
- a CDS encoding hydroxyacid dehydrogenase produces the protein MQTAHASTGRPADTVRPRAALAMAPEAADGVLDAAALAALAELTDLTPPPALADFTTERARRVLADTELLITGWGCPPIDERVLAAAPHLRAIVHTAGSVRGHVGAACWRRGIEVSSAARANALPVAEYTLAMILLANKGVLESARDYRAARAREHWQYAGPEQGNYQRTVGILSASLTGRRVIELLRPHDLHVLLYDPYVSAEQAAALGARAVDLPELFAASDVVSVHTPLLPETRGLVSRELLAALRPDATLINTARGAVVDQQALTEALLAGRIRAVLDVTEPDQLPPDHPLWTCKNALLTPHIAGSQGTELRRLAAVAVDEVRRWARGEGFAHAVPPERAAYLA, from the coding sequence ATGCAGACCGCCCACGCGTCCACCGGGCGCCCCGCCGACACCGTACGACCGCGCGCCGCGCTCGCGATGGCGCCCGAGGCGGCCGACGGCGTGCTCGACGCGGCGGCGCTGGCCGCCCTCGCCGAACTCACCGACCTGACCCCGCCGCCCGCCCTCGCCGACTTCACCACCGAGCGGGCCCGCCGGGTGCTGGCCGACACCGAGTTGCTCATCACCGGTTGGGGGTGCCCGCCCATCGACGAGCGGGTGCTCGCCGCCGCGCCCCACCTGCGGGCCATCGTGCACACCGCCGGCTCGGTACGCGGCCACGTCGGCGCCGCCTGCTGGCGGCGCGGCATCGAGGTCTCGTCCGCCGCGCGGGCCAACGCGCTCCCGGTGGCCGAGTACACGCTCGCCATGATCCTGCTCGCCAACAAGGGCGTCCTGGAATCGGCCCGGGACTACCGCGCCGCCCGTGCCCGCGAGCACTGGCAGTACGCGGGCCCCGAACAGGGCAACTACCAGCGCACCGTCGGCATCCTCAGCGCCTCCCTCACCGGTCGCCGCGTCATCGAACTCCTCCGCCCGCACGATCTGCACGTCCTCCTCTACGACCCGTACGTGAGCGCCGAGCAGGCCGCTGCCCTCGGCGCCCGCGCCGTCGACCTCCCCGAACTCTTCGCGGCCAGCGACGTGGTGAGCGTGCACACGCCCCTGCTCCCCGAGACACGCGGTCTCGTCAGCCGCGAACTCCTCGCCGCGCTGCGCCCGGACGCGACCCTGATCAACACGGCGCGCGGCGCGGTGGTGGACCAGCAGGCGCTGACCGAGGCGCTGCTCGCGGGTCGCATCAGGGCCGTGCTCGACGTCACCGAACCCGACCAACTCCCGCCCGACCACCCCCTGTGGACCTGTAAGAACGCCCTGCTCACCCCGCACATCGCCGGCTCCCAGGGCACGGAGCTGCGCCGGCTCGCGGCGGTGGCGGTCGACGAGGTGCGGCGCTGGGCGCGCGGCGAGGGCTTCGCCCACGCGGTGCCGCCCGAGCGCGCGGCGTACCTGGCGTAG
- a CDS encoding helix-turn-helix transcriptional regulator, whose product MECEEGQYQDARAFFGSEVRHAREHAGMTQLELATEAGYERTYVVRVESGTLFGSEHFAETLCPAHPSHR is encoded by the coding sequence ATGGAGTGTGAGGAAGGCCAATACCAGGACGCCCGTGCGTTCTTCGGGAGCGAGGTGCGGCACGCCCGTGAACACGCTGGGATGACCCAGCTGGAACTGGCCACGGAGGCGGGGTACGAGCGTACGTACGTGGTGCGGGTGGAAAGCGGAACCCTCTTCGGCTCCGAGCACTTCGCCGAGACGCTCTGTCCAGCTCATCCGTCGCATCGCTGA
- a CDS encoding sigma-70 family RNA polymerase sigma factor, with product MSSRSEHPTHPTGAHRAQRRGARAPRTAVERPPACYEPYLDGLFTYCLSVLCDHDAATVALGDALAVAERRRQRGRAAGFTAKDGGADPARQMTVPSPMTPPMAPELSVPPGRARAPGHAKRSPSTDLGLRRPWLYALARWACLRALAESRAGGAPPRGGARPAHPVQAPTAPAQRRRDLAALAWPEAAGTTPEQREALELAVRHQLSPHEVAAVIGLDPDDTRALIASAACEVERTRAALAVVELGRCPTVSRLAGDAQVLLSAALRRELVRHVDDCGQCRRTAERATAGGPWPGTAAAPAALPILEAPRPAVCAAMQCALRGRPTRSAATWPRFDRRGFPIDPKDRAARRARLRSRAVTTTVVATVVAAPVLALWAAYRGAPLTGESQANGGVSASERDEFGGQPYEEAGHARGNQPDADAGRRSPDRERAEERARQERRGDPRPTDRVPSRDPATQPSTDRPEPGTSRPAPAPGHLTVTAQPGEETTLITLSASGGGPVRWSATSDAPWLRLSQSAGELRPGESLTITASVDRDLEPAGPWTAHVSVAPSGSVVTIQGIGQGSGPDPSPTPPEPTPTPTPTPTPSEPAPTPTEPASPSP from the coding sequence ATGAGCAGCAGGTCCGAGCACCCCACGCATCCCACCGGCGCACACCGCGCACAACGACGCGGCGCGCGCGCCCCCCGTACCGCCGTCGAGCGCCCTCCCGCGTGTTACGAGCCCTACCTCGACGGCCTGTTCACGTACTGCCTGTCCGTGCTGTGTGACCACGACGCCGCCACCGTCGCCCTCGGTGACGCGCTCGCGGTCGCGGAGCGGCGGCGGCAGCGCGGCCGGGCCGCCGGGTTCACGGCCAAGGACGGCGGCGCGGACCCGGCGCGCCAGATGACCGTGCCGTCGCCGATGACACCCCCCATGGCGCCCGAACTCTCCGTGCCGCCCGGGCGGGCCAGGGCCCCGGGGCACGCCAAGCGGTCCCCCAGCACCGACCTCGGGCTGCGCCGCCCGTGGCTGTACGCGCTCGCCCGCTGGGCCTGTCTGCGGGCGCTCGCCGAGTCCCGGGCGGGCGGGGCCCCGCCGCGCGGCGGGGCCCGTCCCGCGCACCCCGTACAGGCCCCCACCGCCCCCGCGCAGCGCCGCCGCGACCTGGCCGCGCTCGCCTGGCCCGAGGCCGCCGGCACCACCCCCGAGCAGCGCGAGGCGCTCGAACTCGCGGTGCGCCACCAGCTCTCGCCGCACGAGGTCGCGGCCGTCATCGGGCTCGACCCGGACGACACCCGGGCGCTGATCGCCAGCGCGGCCTGCGAGGTGGAGCGCACCCGCGCGGCGCTCGCGGTGGTCGAACTCGGCCGCTGTCCCACCGTCTCGCGGTTGGCGGGCGACGCGCAGGTGCTGCTGTCCGCGGCGCTGCGCCGCGAACTCGTCCGCCACGTGGACGACTGCGGCCAGTGCCGCAGGACCGCCGAGCGCGCCACGGCCGGCGGGCCCTGGCCGGGCACGGCCGCGGCGCCGGCCGCGCTGCCGATCCTGGAGGCGCCGCGGCCGGCGGTGTGCGCCGCGATGCAGTGCGCGCTGCGCGGCCGGCCGACGCGGTCCGCGGCCACCTGGCCCCGGTTCGACCGGCGCGGCTTCCCCATCGACCCGAAGGACCGGGCGGCCCGGCGCGCGCGGCTGCGCAGCCGCGCGGTGACCACGACGGTGGTGGCGACCGTGGTGGCCGCCCCGGTGCTGGCGCTGTGGGCCGCCTACCGGGGCGCCCCGCTGACCGGCGAGAGCCAGGCCAACGGCGGGGTCTCGGCGTCCGAGCGGGACGAGTTCGGTGGCCAGCCGTACGAGGAGGCGGGGCACGCGCGGGGCAACCAGCCCGACGCCGACGCGGGCCGGCGCTCGCCCGACCGGGAGCGCGCCGAGGAGCGCGCGCGGCAGGAGCGGCGCGGCGACCCGCGCCCCACCGACCGCGTGCCGTCGCGGGACCCGGCCACCCAGCCGAGCACCGACCGCCCGGAGCCCGGCACCAGCCGGCCCGCGCCCGCGCCCGGGCACCTGACGGTGACGGCCCAGCCGGGCGAGGAGACCACTCTGATCACGCTGAGCGCGTCCGGCGGCGGCCCGGTGCGCTGGTCGGCGACGTCCGACGCGCCGTGGCTGCGGCTCAGCCAGAGCGCGGGCGAACTGCGGCCGGGCGAGTCGCTGACGATCACCGCGTCCGTCGATCGGGACCTGGAGCCGGCCGGCCCCTGGACGGCGCACGTCTCGGTGGCCCCGTCCGGATCGGTGGTCACCATCCAGGGCATCGGCCAGGGCAGCGGCCCCGACCCGAGCCCCACGCCACCCGAGCCGACGCCCACGCCGACCCCGACACCCACGCCCAGCGAACCGGCCCCGACCCCGACGGAGCCCGCGAGCCCGTCCCCGTAG
- the radA gene encoding DNA repair protein RadA, whose protein sequence is MATRSTRTPAKDRPSYRCSECGWTTVKWLGRCPECQAWGTVEEFGAAPAVRTTAAGRVTTAALPIGQVDGRQATARGTGVDELDRVLGGGLVPGAVVLLAGEPGVGKSTLLLDVAAKASSDTHRTLYITGEESASQVRLRADRIGALSEHLYLAAETDLSAVLGHLDTVKPSLLVLDSVQTVASPEIDGAPGGMAQVREVAGALIRASKERGMATVLVGHVTKDGGIAGPRLLEHLVDVVLSFEGDRHARLRLVRGIKNRYGATDEVGCFELHDEGITGLADPSGLFLTRRAEPVPGTCLTVTLEGRRPLVAEVQALTVDTQIPSPRRTTSGLETSRVSMMLAVLEQRGRISALGKRDIYSATVGGVRLTEPAADLAVALALASAASDTPLPKNLVAVGEVGLAGEVRRVTGVQRRLSEAARLGFTHALVPGDAGKIPPGMRVLEVADIGEALRVLPKRPRREAPQAPRE, encoded by the coding sequence ATGGCCACCCGTAGTACGCGCACGCCCGCCAAGGACCGCCCCTCCTACCGCTGTAGCGAGTGCGGCTGGACCACGGTCAAGTGGCTCGGCCGCTGCCCCGAATGCCAGGCGTGGGGGACGGTCGAGGAGTTCGGCGCGGCCCCCGCGGTGCGCACGACGGCGGCCGGCCGGGTCACCACCGCCGCGCTGCCCATCGGCCAGGTGGACGGCCGGCAGGCGACGGCGCGCGGCACCGGCGTCGACGAGCTGGACCGGGTGCTCGGCGGCGGCCTGGTGCCCGGCGCGGTCGTGCTCCTCGCCGGCGAGCCCGGCGTCGGCAAGTCCACGCTGCTGCTCGACGTGGCCGCCAAGGCGTCCTCCGACACCCACCGCACGCTCTACATCACCGGCGAGGAGTCCGCGAGCCAGGTCAGGCTGCGGGCCGACCGGATCGGCGCGCTCTCCGAGCACCTGTACCTGGCCGCCGAGACCGACCTGTCCGCCGTCCTCGGCCACCTCGACACGGTCAAGCCCTCGCTGCTGGTCCTGGACTCGGTGCAGACCGTCGCCTCGCCCGAGATCGACGGCGCGCCCGGCGGCATGGCGCAGGTGCGCGAGGTCGCGGGCGCGCTGATCCGCGCGTCCAAGGAGCGCGGCATGGCCACGGTGCTGGTCGGCCACGTCACCAAGGACGGCGGCATCGCCGGCCCCCGGCTGCTGGAACACCTGGTGGACGTGGTGCTCAGCTTCGAGGGCGACCGGCACGCGCGGCTGCGCCTGGTGCGCGGCATCAAGAACCGGTACGGCGCGACGGACGAGGTCGGCTGCTTCGAACTGCACGACGAGGGCATCACGGGCCTGGCCGACCCGTCGGGCCTCTTCCTCACCCGCCGCGCCGAACCCGTACCGGGCACCTGTCTGACCGTCACCCTGGAGGGCCGCCGCCCGCTGGTGGCCGAGGTGCAGGCGCTCACCGTGGACACCCAGATCCCCTCGCCCCGGCGCACCACGTCCGGCCTGGAGACCTCGCGCGTGTCCATGATGCTGGCGGTGTTGGAGCAGCGCGGCCGGATCAGCGCGCTCGGCAAGCGCGACATCTACAGCGCCACCGTGGGCGGCGTGCGACTCACCGAGCCCGCCGCCGACCTGGCCGTCGCGCTCGCCCTGGCCAGCGCCGCCAGCGATACGCCGCTGCCGAAGAACCTGGTGGCCGTCGGCGAGGTGGGCCTGGCGGGCGAGGTCAGGCGGGTGACGGGGGTGCAGCGAAGGCTCTCCGAGGCGGCCAGGCTGGGCTTCACGCACGCGCTGGTGCCAGGCGACGCGGGCAAGATCCCACCCGGTATGCGCGTGCTCGAAGTGGCCGACATAGGCGAGGCGCTGCGCGTTCTGCCGAAGCGACCGCGCCGCGAGGCGCCCCAGGCCCCCCGCGAGTAG
- the disA gene encoding DNA integrity scanning diadenylate cyclase DisA: MAANDRATAPGRAGGSSGSDRLMRASLSAVAPGTALRDGLERILRGNTGGLIVLGMDKTVESMCTGGFVLDVEFSATRLRELCKLDGALILDKDITKIVRAGVQLVPDASIPTEETGTRHRTAQRVSIQAGFPVVSVSQSMRLIALYVDGQRRVLEDSAAILSRANQALATLERYKLRLDEVAGTLSALEIEDLVTVRDVTAVAQRLEMVRRIATEIAEYVVELGTDGRLLSLQLDELIAGVEPERELVVRDYVPEPTAKRSRTVADALAELDALTHPELLELPIVARALGYSGSPETLDSAVSPRGYRLLAKVPRLPGAIIERLVEHFGGLQKLLAASVDDLQMVDGVGEARARSVREGLSRLAESSILERYV, translated from the coding sequence GTGGCAGCCAACGACCGGGCGACAGCTCCCGGCAGGGCCGGGGGAAGCTCCGGTTCCGATCGTCTGATGCGCGCCTCCCTCAGCGCGGTCGCGCCGGGCACGGCGCTGCGCGACGGCCTGGAGCGCATCCTCCGCGGCAACACGGGCGGACTGATCGTGCTGGGCATGGACAAGACCGTCGAGTCGATGTGCACCGGCGGCTTCGTCCTCGACGTCGAGTTCTCCGCGACCCGACTGCGCGAGCTGTGCAAGTTGGACGGCGCGCTGATCCTCGACAAGGACATCACCAAGATCGTGCGCGCGGGCGTGCAGCTCGTGCCCGACGCGTCCATCCCGACCGAGGAGACCGGCACCCGGCACCGCACGGCGCAGCGGGTCTCCATCCAGGCGGGCTTCCCCGTCGTCTCGGTCAGCCAGTCGATGCGGCTGATCGCGCTGTACGTGGACGGCCAGCGCCGCGTCCTGGAGGACTCGGCCGCGATCCTGTCCCGGGCCAATCAGGCGCTGGCCACCCTGGAGCGGTACAAGCTCCGCCTCGACGAGGTCGCGGGCACGCTCTCGGCGCTGGAGATCGAGGACCTGGTGACGGTCCGCGACGTCACGGCGGTCGCCCAACGCCTGGAGATGGTCCGCCGGATCGCCACCGAGATCGCCGAGTACGTGGTCGAGCTGGGCACCGACGGGCGGCTGCTCTCCCTCCAGTTGGACGAGCTGATCGCCGGCGTCGAGCCGGAGCGCGAACTGGTCGTACGGGACTACGTGCCCGAGCCGACCGCCAAGCGCTCCCGCACGGTCGCCGACGCGCTCGCCGAACTCGACGCGCTCACCCACCCCGAACTCCTCGAACTGCCCATCGTCGCCCGCGCGTTGGGCTACAGCGGCTCCCCCGAGACGCTCGACTCCGCGGTCTCCCCGCGCGGTTACCGCCTGCTGGCCAAGGTGCCCCGGCTGCCCGGCGCCATCATCGAGCGCCTGGTGGAGCACTTCGGCGGCCTCCAGAAGCTGCTGGCCGCCAGCGTGGACGACCTCCAGATGGTCGACGGCGTCGGCGAGGCCCGCGCCCGCTCGGTCCGCGAGGGCCTCTCCCGCCTGGCGGAGTCCTCGATCCTGGAACGGTACGTGTAG
- a CDS encoding HEAT repeat domain-containing protein, producing MTTRRPTTELTRALRGLEDDDASVRLRAALALGTTPDVGCVDTLVQRCASEPEFFVRDALTWALTRHPASVTLPRLVRELRSERARARSQALHTLSKIGDRRAWPALTRALLADADDEVARSAWRAAVVLVPEGEEPDLAAALATQLGRGGRETRLSLSRALVTLGEAAVPALRAAAVAADAEVRAHALATERLLRDPDAGFAFAIEEAKRVVALGDLGQAGRQGRQDPPDQRGQRGQRDQRGREGG from the coding sequence ATGACGACACGGAGACCGACGACGGAGCTGACGCGGGCGCTGCGGGGGTTGGAGGACGACGACGCGTCGGTGCGCCTGCGGGCCGCGCTGGCACTCGGTACGACGCCCGACGTGGGCTGCGTCGACACGCTGGTCCAGCGGTGCGCGAGCGAGCCCGAGTTCTTCGTCCGCGACGCCCTGACCTGGGCACTCACCCGGCATCCGGCGTCCGTGACGCTCCCCAGGCTGGTCCGCGAGCTCCGCTCGGAGCGCGCCCGGGCGCGTTCGCAGGCGCTGCACACGCTGTCCAAGATCGGGGACCGGCGGGCGTGGCCGGCCCTCACCCGGGCGCTGTTGGCCGACGCCGACGACGAGGTGGCGCGCAGCGCCTGGCGGGCCGCCGTCGTGCTCGTACCGGAGGGCGAGGAGCCCGACCTCGCCGCCGCGCTGGCGACGCAGCTCGGGCGCGGTGGGCGCGAGACGCGGCTGAGCCTGAGCCGGGCGTTGGTCACACTGGGCGAGGCGGCGGTGCCGGCGCTGCGGGCCGCGGCGGTGGCCGCCGACGCGGAGGTACGCGCGCACGCGCTGGCCACCGAGCGGTTGCTGCGCGATCCGGACGCCGGGTTCGCGTTCGCGATCGAGGAGGCGAAACGCGTCGTGGCCCTCGGCGACCTCGGCCAGGCGGGGCGGCAGGGCCGGCAGGACCCGCCGGACCAGCGGGGCCAGCGAGGTCAGCGGGACCAGCGGGGGCGGGAGGGAGGTTAG
- the cseC gene encoding two-component system sensor histidine kinase CseC yields MARLAFRTGLRWKVSLAIACVGALIATSLSLVVHNAARASMLDNSRDVMDDRVQAAQRFYESTRRLLFQAKIDDPDLPVQLKEEAARGLRATYLQDNGSGAPEVWASVPVSNGRVLSVHGQFQDRFAVLDELDRVLVVGSLAVVLGGVALGVLIGDQLSRRLRKAAAAARKVAEGDGDIRVRDQIGGRVRDETDELAGAIDSMADALRQRLEAERRVTADIAHELRTPVTGLLTAAELLPPGRPTELVRDRAQAMRTLVEDVLEVARLDGFAERAELEDIALGEFVARRVRMVAPEARISVVRDAYVTTDPRRLERIIGNLLANAAKHGKPPFEVTVEGRMIRVRDHGTGFPEELLREGPSRFRTGASDRAGKGHGLGLTIAQGQARVLGARLTFRNAEPTAEGAEGAVAVLWLPDSAPTNTGSFPIIHVPD; encoded by the coding sequence GTGGCGAGGCTCGCGTTCCGTACCGGGTTGCGCTGGAAGGTCAGCCTGGCCATCGCCTGTGTCGGCGCCCTGATCGCCACCTCGCTCAGCCTCGTCGTCCACAACGCGGCCCGCGCGTCCATGCTCGACAACAGCCGCGACGTGATGGACGACCGCGTGCAGGCCGCGCAGCGGTTCTACGAGTCCACCCGCCGGCTGCTGTTCCAGGCCAAGATCGACGACCCCGACCTGCCCGTGCAGCTCAAGGAGGAGGCGGCGCGCGGCCTGCGGGCCACCTACCTTCAGGACAACGGTTCCGGCGCGCCCGAGGTGTGGGCCTCGGTGCCGGTCAGCAACGGCCGGGTGCTGTCGGTGCACGGCCAGTTCCAGGACCGTTTCGCCGTCCTGGACGAGCTGGACCGGGTCCTGGTGGTCGGCTCGCTCGCCGTCGTGCTCGGCGGCGTCGCGCTCGGCGTCCTCATCGGCGACCAGCTCTCGCGCCGGCTGCGCAAGGCCGCGGCGGCGGCCCGCAAGGTCGCCGAGGGCGACGGCGACATCCGGGTGCGGGACCAGATCGGCGGCCGGGTGCGGGACGAGACCGACGAGCTGGCCGGCGCGATCGACAGCATGGCCGACGCGCTGCGCCAGCGCCTTGAGGCCGAGCGCCGGGTCACCGCCGACATCGCGCACGAGCTGCGCACCCCCGTCACCGGGCTGCTCACCGCCGCCGAACTGCTGCCGCCGGGCCGCCCGACCGAACTCGTACGCGACCGCGCCCAGGCGATGCGGACGCTGGTCGAGGACGTGTTGGAGGTGGCCAGGCTGGACGGCTTCGCGGAGCGCGCGGAGCTGGAGGACATCGCGCTCGGCGAGTTCGTCGCGCGACGGGTGCGGATGGTGGCACCGGAGGCGCGGATCTCGGTCGTACGGGACGCGTACGTGACCACCGACCCGCGCCGGCTGGAGCGGATCATCGGCAACCTGCTGGCCAACGCCGCCAAGCACGGCAAGCCGCCGTTCGAGGTCACCGTCGAGGGCCGGATGATCCGGGTCCGCGACCACGGGACCGGCTTCCCCGAGGAGTTGCTCAGGGAGGGCCCGAGCCGTTTCCGCACCGGCGCCAGCGACCGCGCCGGCAAGGGCCACGGCCTCGGCCTGACCATCGCCCAGGGCCAGGCCAGGGTCCTCGGCGCCCGGCTCACCTTCCGCAACGCGGAGCCGACCGCGGAGGGGGCGGAGGGCGCGGTCGCGGTGCTGTGGCTGCCGGACTCCGCGCCGACCAACACGGGCAGCTTCCCGATCATCCACGTACCGGACTGA
- a CDS encoding NmrA family NAD(P)-binding protein gives MPPVIAVSGATGHVGGLVARRLADAGVEQRLLGRDPSKLPELPGAVAAPPAEYGDAEAMRAAVDGADTLFLVSAKESADRVREHITAVDAAVAAGVERIVYVSFQGAAPDATFTFARDHWHTERHIRGLGVPFTFLRDSFYLAAFPAMTGADGVIRGPAGSGRVAAVAHEDVAGVAAAVLTTTDGRHDGVTYDVTGPAALTLAEVADELSRATGREVRYVAETQEEAYASRAGYNAAAWELAGWVSSYEAIASNEMSAVSDVVPRLTGSPARSLADYLREHPNSLRHLLPRGGDA, from the coding sequence ATGCCCCCAGTGATCGCCGTCAGTGGCGCGACCGGCCACGTCGGCGGGCTCGTCGCCCGCCGGCTCGCCGACGCCGGTGTCGAGCAGCGCCTGCTCGGCCGCGACCCGTCCAAGCTGCCCGAGCTGCCGGGGGCGGTCGCCGCGCCGCCCGCCGAGTACGGGGACGCGGAGGCGATGCGGGCCGCCGTCGACGGCGCGGACACGCTGTTCCTGGTGTCGGCCAAGGAGAGCGCCGACCGGGTGCGCGAGCACATCACCGCCGTGGACGCGGCGGTGGCGGCGGGCGTGGAGCGGATCGTGTACGTGTCGTTCCAGGGCGCCGCGCCCGACGCCACGTTCACCTTCGCCCGCGACCACTGGCACACCGAGCGCCACATCCGTGGCCTGGGCGTGCCCTTCACGTTCCTGCGCGACAGCTTCTACCTCGCCGCGTTCCCCGCGATGACCGGCGCCGACGGGGTGATCCGCGGACCGGCCGGCAGCGGCCGGGTCGCGGCCGTGGCCCACGAGGACGTGGCCGGGGTCGCCGCCGCCGTGCTGACCACCACCGACGGCAGGCACGACGGCGTCACCTACGACGTGACGGGCCCGGCCGCGCTCACCCTCGCCGAGGTCGCCGACGAACTGAGCCGCGCGACCGGGCGCGAGGTGCGCTACGTCGCCGAGACGCAGGAGGAGGCGTACGCGTCCCGGGCCGGCTACAACGCCGCGGCCTGGGAACTCGCGGGCTGGGTCAGCTCGTACGAGGCGATCGCCAGCAACGAGATGAGCGCCGTCTCCGACGTCGTCCCCCGCCTCACCGGCAGCCCCGCCCGCTCCCTGGCCGACTACCTGCGCGAGCACCCGAACAGCCTGCGGCACCTGCTGCCGCGGGGCGGGGACGCCTGA